Below is a window of Cardiocondyla obscurior isolate alpha-2009 linkage group LG13, Cobs3.1, whole genome shotgun sequence DNA.
CGGGCATTGTTACGGCTAATGGTACCGAACTTGGTTAACTTTCAGTTTTACCGCCGATTCGGATTAAGAATTTATGGTAACGACTGGTTCTCGCTCTATTATCCACCGCGAAGGGGCGAGACGTTTTCCAGCGTCGCGTTCTAATTACGACGCTCGCACAGTTATTTTTCCATCCACGAAGACATTACATCGCGTTAGGGGATGTTCATCGTTATGCCATGTAAGCACTTTTGTTTCGAAATTGATACAGATGACGAACCGTGTTCTCGCGTATCCGTTACGACGAGACATTAAACCTCTGTCGTGCAATCGAAATCCTTCAATattagcaaataaaaaaaaaaaaatataaaatttaactctCATCGAAACTTAAACCGGTGTATTAAATCTTATTAGAATTAAAGTCTCAAAGAatagcaaaatatatttttcctcgcAATCTTTCGTGCCAAAGTGATAGCGGCTTTAAGAGAATCGGACGAAGTGCCGTCAGTCGCGGAAAAGATGCGAGCCTCGTGTGTCATCTAATCCGAGAACCTCTCGCCGACAGGCAATTGCATTAACGAAGAAACATGGGGCGACAGGATAgcaacacgcgcgcgcgatcagAGGCCAGAAGTTATAACTCCACTCGACGACTCTCTATTTTTATTCCCCCGCCCCGACCCGCCGTCCGAAAGTATACCCGTGGCGTGGCAACTTCTTCGGAGTCGGCTAACTTCTGCTAATAATGGCGAGACATTAATTTCGTGCGATTGGGCCCGGCGGACGGCCGCGACAAAGGCAACAAACGGGATAGCTACGCCGAGGAGAAGAAGGAGGCGGGAGAGTCGGATGAGATGAtcctctctcgttttctccttGCCCGGGTCCTTCCTCGCACCGGTCCTCCCTCGTTCGAGCATTCGAATTCTCTCCGtaacgggagaaagagaaaagatagcgcgagagagagaaagagagagaaagataaagggAAAAGGAGAGACGGCGTTTTAACCCCTTCTTCTTTACGCGGCGCGGCCGTATAATCCTTCCCTCTCCTTCGAAGCGAAGCGGTCGGTATAATCGCGCCGCACTGCTGTTCCCGTGGGAGCCGTTGCTCCCGACACGATTCTCCGAAGGACGAAACGACGAAAAGTTTAATGAGTCCGCCTACCACGCGTTTTCGCCCGTTAAGATTGCGGCCGCCGACATTCCCTTACGATCCTGATTTGTAAGACGCGTGAGATTCTTTCGCGAGAACGACGAGCGATCAAGGACGATGGACGAACGGTTAAAACGTACTTCGGACCCTTGCTGTAACACtccgataaaaattacaagcctagaaaatttattctttactgAAAATCGAGTCTTTAACGCGCAACCTATCCACGAGGAAACGCAAAcgtatgtttaaaattaaacaaacttGAGGACagtgcaattttttcttttatacctactgataattttataaaacgacAAGCTTCTGGCAGATCCCTGTCGCTTCTCCCCGGGAAGACAaccgggaagaaaaaaatcataGCGCTTTGCGCATTAATAGTTTTAACCCTCTCGCCTCGATCGATTAACGAGCGTCATATTGTCCGCACATCCGGCGAAGTTGAATTGATTGATTAGATCGAAGGATAATCATCAATCATCGGCGAGCCCGTCGGCGCGCAATTATGCGGAATATGTTCTATAATTCGGCCGCGTGTCGAAACCGAGCGCGGGCGAAGCACCGCGATAGAGCACGTACGCGTCCAAGGACCCGACATTTCACAGCGCGAGCACCACTAGAAGCTAATGGGCTGTCTTAAATATGTAAGGGCAGCTTGCCCACCGGGTGCGGATAACAATAAACCAACACTTAAGACGTACTCCGAGATACAATGCCAAGTCTCACCCTTCGCGCTAACAACCTCACCTGCGATTCCGAATTCAAAGCGACACGTTCATgtgactttaattttttttttttttcttttttttttcttaacatagagtaaaatatatttccgtTGTTTCAGACAAAcgttgataaataatttaactactattaatattttattacagcgTTTGTTTTTTGGGAACGACAATGcgcgttttcttttcgcgagtCCGACGCGTCATAAACGCTGACAATGAACGAAAATATCGGTTCTTAAAGCCGCGCGGGGTGTCGTTAACGACTCTCTTGAAGCAGCGGTTCGTGGCACCGCGAGAAGTTGCCGCTCCCTCGACGCCCGTCGaatttctttacaaatttTCCGCGTATTACATCGCACTCTTTTCCTCCGTCTTCGTTTCTCTCCCGGTCGCGCGCGATACGAGACGGCAGTTATAACTTCCCGTTACTTCTCCACCCATTGTAGTATCGCGAGGGAGCGGACTGTGCGCGAATGGACTTCGCTTTTCGGAGTTACGTCTTAATCATGCCGTTCATTCCCTCCCTTTAAATGCCCTCGGTGCAAGACTGAGCGAGAAATGAGCGAATAAAAGACGAGACTCCCAACGACGCTCAGTTTCTGCTAAATGTATCTTTTAAATCTACGCGTTAAACCTCACGAATGTTTTAACTGTTCagatatttttcgcgaaaaatattaatattcataataaatgtaattaattaaaattgtcattaaatattaaatttgttttcccATCAAACGACGACTGCTGATTTTGACGCCTgattgttatataaatttatttaaaaaaaaaaagagaaaagaaaaaaatttttccgaaCATACTACCGCGATTAATATATCGTAATTTTCTGCTTATACgctatttattagaaattagaaaaaagaagttGCGATCAATATTTCGATGAGCAACAACGTCGCGTAAACGGAACCTCTTTCGGAGTGTCCTTAAAATCGGTGTTTGCGAGCGGTCCCTCGCCAATAACGTCGgtacattataaatttaagcGCTTTTAGCGAAAGCTACGTTAGGTCACAACCGTTTCGCACGCAAGCTGCACTTTGCATGCCGCATTCCGGACGGCTTGCCACCCTTGTTTGACCTGGCAAAGTGGTGTTGCGCTGCAAGTCCGAATGCataattaatcgcgttatCAATTAAAGGCACACTCGTAACCGACCGGCACGACTCCTTGTTTATATCAAAATGCGCATTATCGACTCGCTATAATTGACGCAGCTGCCGATTGACaggtaattaaattcgaacTGATTCGAAGACCGATCGTTACCAAATTATATAACAGTTTTTccaatattttcaattattctcAGCTTCAAATGTGGATTTAAACAGCCCCGGCCCGcagtaacatttttatttaattaacattcgcGGAAGTTCAATCGCGGAATAAATCTTATCGCGCGATGAAAAACCCCCAGCGTATTGTTATTCGAACCCCCTCTCGCGTATGCAAAAACTTCATTTCCGATTCATTTCCGATTAATTGCCGCGCAAAAGTATTAATATCCCAATATATTGATATCATCATTATTACTGATTTGATTCCTAATATCATTGAAACACACGCGATACGCGACGTTCTCTGTATAAAGTAATGTGATGCGTATTTATATCGTagcaaaaattattcgatCCGCTCTCTCCACCGGGTAATAATCCAAAATATATACAATGCCGCGTAACCCAACAGTTTGtatataaagattaaattattaattgatccGTTGTGCTCCGTATAGCCTGTTATAACATTTGACGGGTAATAAAGAGTAATAATAATCGCGGTATTGCAAAACAAACGGCAGATAATCCGAAATAAATCCGCAATcaacattaattttgattCTTCAAAAATAACGGTATTGCTCATCGgcgcttttaaaaattcacaagAATCGCGCACAAAAGTGCGAAAATAATCTGCAACGCGTttaaacagagagagagagagagagaaagagagagagagagaaggagagaaaaaaaaagtgcgagTACGTTTCTTGCTGCGATATTTCCTATTAAacactaaaataaatttcatcagcgagtatttaattaaacgtatcttttcgaatattgaaatttaatcctaaatttcaatattgaatattttgtcgcatttatgaaattatttccgagctctattaatttattagttgCTAATCTAGCGAAGAaagcttattaatatttttacgtctcATTAAGCATgagatttcaatttaataatggGAACGCGCGAGGCATTACGCTTCGATAAatagaagcaaaaatatacaACCGGCATTTTATTCATGACCGGTTGTACACGCGTAACTAATTGCCCATTTAGTTTATTCGTTATGACTTGACGTCACCGCGGTATAATAATCATGATTTAACAGGTTTACAATATCGTTCCGAACCCGCTGAATTAAAAATGGAAACAGGAAATAATAACGCATtacaaaatgtacaaaaaaaaaaaagaaaaaaattataatatataaaaacctTCGtcataattaatcattaatagtgtccattattttattattatttaagtatagtaattaagaaatatagtTTACGTACCCTGTGAAAAGCGCGGAATAGAAACGCTATTCGTTTAATTGTACGAGACATTCGAGGGACTGTAAAAATATTCCAAACTGATTTACGATCGCGAGTCGATTCGTGAACGTGTTGCGAATATGTTTTTAAAGACGGGTGCGCTATCTTGTGTTGACTCTGCAATTTAAGTACTGGTCAAATTGTGGGGAGCGACAATTATCCCTCGAGGTCGATAATTCGCTGACGACCCGCTTACCACTGTTACCACAGGAATACTATTACCATACGAAAGTGAATctctgttttatttcttttaacgaatttttttGGCGATACGATTTCGAATAAGAATTACCTAATAAAAAAGGCAACCGGCTGCTTATAAAACTGTACcaacagaaatattaataacttaatAACGCTAAAATCTCATTTGAAAAATCTGCTGCGTTATCGTTCAAAAAACAGTATTCCTCACGAAATTTTTTCTCGATCACCATCGATCAACAGTTAAAAGGAtcaattaatatgttaattataaatcaaaaatGATTAGCCGATTGTCACAATCGCTCAGGAATTATCAGTAAGTGCGATGATCAAAGTATAAGAAAGAATTgagaaggggggggggaggtgagagagggagaagcaaacttttaataaaaccgAGATTTATCcgtaaatatttgttaattcaCAACTACCTTGTGATGTTCTCGCATCCTGGCTGCATTTGAAGAAGAATATCCAAAAACGAACGGGTTCTCGGGCCTCCGAAGTGGATCTGGATCTGGATCTGGATCTGGATCGCCGAGCTCGCCAGCACTCGATGCACTGCGAAACACTTATATCTCATATATTCCCATATTTCTGACACACAATTCACTTCTCTTGAATGTATTCCGAATGCTGATCAGTCCCGAACCATACGCGcttgtgaaattttattttatactataaCAAAAGTGCGGAGTGCCGAGGAGACTCCGCACCGGTTCAGATCCCTTCTAGAACTAATTTTTCGGCGCGGAACCGCGAGCGTTAACAATTTGAACGGTAGCAACTCGCAGCGACCAATGACGTTGCGGCGTTTAAGTTGCTCCTCGGATGCACTCGCTGCACTTCGCAAGTAATTGGCCGTTGAGTAGGAAGATGAAAAAGGAtagcaatatatatatatagatataactacatacatacatacatcattatatcaataaattacaaaaatataatgttaaatcaACCAAAAAAATCGTTGAAATAACAGATTAATTACAACAACTTGTCtgctatattaaattattttttataaagcatTGAAATATGCTCCAAACTACTCTATacaatcaaaatttattaagaaattatatttaatcagttgtaatagaaatataaatatattaataattaaaatatattcatgaTTCTCGAGTGTTATGTTTTATTACATGAATTTCTCAAGAAATGTAGTGATAAGCATTATCTCTTAAATTATCAACTAAATAGATAtgaagattaaaattatttatctgtaAGATTTAAATAGTTATGACTATCTTACAATTACGTAAAGTTTActtgattttataataataatacaccGGTGATTCTAAAAATTGAGTTTAATGCTAAATTAAGAATTGACTTCCTAATTTTCAAGAACTAAGGTTTAAAAAGTTTGGtttgttattttatacttaaagtTACATAACTATTCTCGATAAAATCTACTTTTACATtgctttatatgtataaaactaTAGGAtcttaaacttttattattggattttttatttttattattacgagaggaaagaaattaaCAGTAAAACAATGTACTTGAAGTAAATTTTACTCATGTATTAACTGTTCATCTAACAAAGGAAGCAAAACGCTCCACGTTGCATTTCTAACAATCATTAAGCGTAAATATTTGCATGAATAACATATTGCTAATTTCGTCTacatattgaatttttttggCATATTAAGATATAGATCTATTGTCACTCCCAACGTGGATTGTCCTTGACATGATTAATGACGATTAGCAGCTGCAAGGCTTGCAGGAGCACTTTCCTCCCGATTTGCAAGCACATTggtctgtaaaaaaaaaaaaggatatcatttatttatcacCAAGAGAAgatttataagaaaaagataaaaaatattagcgataaaaatgttaaacatttttaaactggtttaaaatgttttatataaaaataatatatgaaaacATTCgtttttagtaataaaaaatataatattgcaaaaattattttggaaaataaaactaaCGTATAAAGCacacgaaaaaattaaatggtaGAATAATGCTTTGAAAATGTGTTCCGAGagattattttactttatgaTTCATTtcattatatgtaatataatgaCTAACGTGGCGTAAAAGAttccaataaaatattacgtgcGATTGCGCCATGTAACAAAATTGCGCTACAAGTTCCGCGGAATTGCGATATACGTTGCATTAAAGGACGTGATAAGTTGTCAGCGACGGACGTCGTTAACCGGTCATTGTCCggaatagaaaacaaaaagtaatacaGTTGTGAGCTGAGTTCGTTTATCGATTGTTAGGAGGAAAAGACATTCCTACGCGGCATTGTGTAAACGAGTTTGGCACTCCACTTGTAATTAAGAATAACTTGTTACATAGAACCGTGACGAGTGAGCAGCAAATTGCACAACCGGTAAAATGAGCATACagaatgtattattaatttctaatataaaattacccTTGCATCCGGAATCGCAACACGAACAATTGTCACCGCATTTGCAGTCCTGGCACTTgtctgtaataaatttttacaaattattttccaaatttaaagagaaatattagAGTTTAAAatcacatataaaaattaaaaaataattctaggtaatatatatatttaacaatttactaattttttaaaattcgcGTAATGtcttaacataatttttataattcaatgCTAAAGTGATCAGTGCTGATCAACTTTGCCCTTTGACCATACGCTGtcaaattaatgataattggAAATCAATGACGTCTCTTTAAACATCTGTTTTTTACTACCATATCTCATTGTACTCTAATAGCTCTTCTACAGAACGGTAGTGGCAATTGAGGAAACGTCATGTTAAATTCTCTATTAATGTCCATCAAGCGTTTAAGAGCACACTTACCCTTGCATTTGTCACATCCTGGTCCCGGCATTTTGGTTGGCTTGGCTTGTCGCTTCTCACTCAAGGTACGAACAGATAATGCAGCTGACCGCTTACTTGCCAGCGGAACGTCGCGGCTACGAATTTATTGATCGTTCCCCACCAGAGCCAACTTAGATTCCGAGCGGCTTGAAAAGCGTAACGTGCGGCGTGTGCAATCCGTCAACATGCGTACCATGCGCAATTCTTCAGGGCCGTGTGACTCCAATAGTGCGAATTTTTCTAAGAGATTACCAGCGCAGATGACGCAAGGAGCGGCTTATCACGTTATCTCCATTCGATCTCAAGATTGTTTTCTGttcaaacattttatttaaattaatgcgcgCATTTATGTTacaaattgatataaatttaaatgtattcttACTTTTATACAAATGCAAACTTGAATTTGGCAAAACTATAAGCTgttagtattatatttttgctcttCAACTAAATCATATAATTTGCAGAttcacatatatgtataaattaaaaaatgtaaagaatgAATGAAATAAACTAAATGAACAATTAAAGTCATAGCTgtactaattattttaactctGACATAGTTCCTATCTCCcttattgatataaaaaattagttataataaataatacctGGAAATTTTTACGGTGATTAATCGACATCTGCAACATGTATCAGGAAACGATTATATAAgatcaaaaaattttgattacaTCCGGCGTGAAGGATATTCTAATCATGTCATAATGCATGTCCTCGTACAATATACGTTCTCCTTCCTGGTTgcctaaataaaaattacgtgcTCGTGATATTGACACAGATCTTGAAGGCGTTATTGACTTAAAACCGACGGCCCTGTATCGTTGATATGAAACCAATCATTGGTCTTGCACGAAACAACGCAGTAGTGTTACGCTTCATACGTTACGCCGATAACACGAGTCTTCTACAGCATTCTAAAAAGCCACGCAACCTGGTGATTGCTGCGTACTCTTTGAAACTTTTCCATATAGCTTTTTACCATATTTACGCCATTTTTCTACCGCAGATTTTACGACGTATCTCGTAAAACTTCTTGTCGAGGTTTATTCGCAGTAGTTAACGTTTAAAAACGCACCATATTTCCTTCTTGCCGTTATTTTCCATTCGAGGTTTACTTCGTCTAGCAATGTACTCAATATCATGAACTTTTTTCGTACCTGTAAAAATtcacaataaattaatattagaacaATGAAACTTAAAAACTAGATCGATATAGTTGCTGTTAGATAACAgcgagaatataaattttttaattaggatTATTGGTCTCATTATGTACTCACTTTGTTGCATGCTATTTCTTAAGCAGTTTCAAATTCAAATCAAAGAATAGATCTTTCTAATATCTTTGATATCacataacaaattaaattcaattattataaagttataaCTGGAAACACTGTTAAGAAagaattgtttaattttgttgCGGAAGTAATAAAATCGTAGTACACAGTAAAATAATAGTGATTTTATGATACGTAAAAAGTGGCAATCAGACATGCATTGTTTAGAAAGCTCAAGTCTATAAAGAACTGTTTTGTTGTGACGAtgattttaatacaaaaattcgAAACGATTGGTAACACAAGAAAGTAATGGAAATTGCACttttaatagtattaaatacatattttaaaaaattatgtataacatgaattaacattaattatagaTTTCTTTCTTAATACTACGTTACCAATTTCTCATTAACCAagttaaatcataaaattaaaatttttttaattaaaaatatacgttaatattattgtattaaaaatatatatatcaagtaataattgttttgtaCTGTAGAATTGAATGTCTTATGAACTATTCAATGGATTTTCATGTAGAAcctgtattaattttctttaacctgaaataatataatgcaAAAGTTAAATTACATATCTATATGTTAGTCctcaagtattttttatacatgatATACAGAGCgtccaaaataaaatatccaatCGTAAAACTGGGtagaaaattagaataaaagataaaaagagaaactttttcttttggtCACCCTGTATAAATGCTGTTTTACTTACTTCTTTCGTATATGatctttagtttatttttaaatgactGGGTTATCATGTAGTTTGCTTTTCTTTAGAACTGATTAACATCTCATTCGTTTTAGGTggttcattttttttcaaaggcGCACCCTTTATGTACATTCCGACGGGCGATACTACGTGATCATAATTTCCCATttgtgaataaatttttcctgCCTGGACattcatatttaattgctTTCCTTTATTCAATCTCGGCGataaattggaaaaatatttccccGTTGGTCTGTAACCACTATTACTTCTAACAGGTAATTTTCCAGGAGTCAAAAATAATCGTGGTTGTACGTCTGTTTTACGAGGGTAATTTTCTGCCGATGAAGGGCTTGTATTCATTTTGTTTGGTGAAACTTTTGGTTGGTGTAATGTCTTCTTATTTGGTGATAAATGTGATAACGTACACTTACcgaaattatcatttaaaactttttcagCTTGTACGTTTTCTTGCTCGCAGTAAGACTTATTCAACTTTTCCTGAAgtaaataagatttatatttttctaaataatcttgataattttttacgcgagATAAAACTGCAATGAGGATTCTATCGGTTACAGCCACTGAAGGTTCATCAATTGCTATCTGTGGCCATGCTTTATCCATTGTTTTCTCCATATGTGCATCGatgtttattaatgtttttgcTGTAGTGATACATCTTTGTCTTTTTTGTGCAATTTCATACATAATTGTTCTATCAAACTTATCGTGTGGCATTAATTTGTGTTCCAGATTTTGCACTTTAGGCATTATATTACTTTGATTGGCCAAATTCGTGGAATTTGTTTTAGCTTTTTGAATCTCTTCATAAATGTTAAATGACTCTTCCAAGGAAGCCATTTGATTCTTGCAAGTTTTCCAAATGTCATCCATGCTTTGCGATCGAAAATGATTCTCCTCTCTTGACGAAAAAGTTTTGAATTCATCAGGATATAATGCTTTACAAAATGCTTCCAAGCTTTCAAATGTATATGTACTATCATAGAAATCCTTTCTCAAAGTATTTTCTGATTTATGCCTATGTAGTTTCTTGGggcttttaatattatatcgagaAGAAATGGATGgtgaacacaaatttttttgaGTTGTATAAGCAAGAGATTTAGAAATAATCTCTtgagttttttcttttatgcgAGTTGATGTCAACACATCGGGAGATTGAGGCCATTCGGGTACAGTTTCATCTTCTATTAATTTGGTTATTTCCTGAAGGTGTTCACGAAACCTACGTAGACTAATATCTGAATATTGGAAAGAATTATCATTTATAACAGACTCTTCAATTATAGTCAACAACTTTTCTGTAAACCTCCTGGGTGCACTCTGACAATCAACAGACAAACGTCTCAATAAATGATGTTGAATAGGTGATTgttttactgaattttgatCCTTTATTAATTGAAGAAGTTTACTTAATTccaaaaaatcaaaatcttCTTTAGAAGATATGTCATTTGAGTCTTctatattatcattttcaaTGGTGTAGTTATCTTTTCTGTGTGATAATGTTGGTGCATTAAAAGAGGAAACAATTTCTATTCTCTCATTGCAATGTTTTATTGCAATCTCAGGAGAGGAAgcaatttgattaaatttaatattatgattTGTATCTCTGTTCAACCATTTTTTCAGCAAGGTATCACTTTTAGATCTAACAAGTTCTTGCTTGATAACAGTTTTCAATGACTCTAATGATGCAGAACGCTGACGTTTACTGATATTTTGCCTTACAGCTTTATTTCCACttaaatcacaaatattaatattttcatatgtaaCCTCAGATGCAATATTTGATGCTTCTTCAAAACTGCATTCTCTACTCACATATGTATTTTGGAACAAATctatgcatttatttaaatcaggCTTATCTGACAAATACGAAGTTTCATCTGATATACTTTCCTCAGTAATATTGCACGAATTAGCTAAAAAGGGATGCTGTCTTTTGGCTGTATGACCAGCTAAAATAATAGATTCTTGAGATCTATCATTCAAATTTCtgcatttattttcttcatcctgtttatactttatataatcTAGTTTGTTTTCTGATAGAGCTTGAGTCACTTGGTTTATTTcctcattatttatttcttgatCTGtaaatatacacatacattatataaatataacagaTTATCCAATAAAATTAAGCAAGAACAATAAAccagtttaaaatattaattaaaagttgttTATAAGTGgtgcatatatatacatgcacattaaataattatatgtacaatatatgtatatagagcAGCATTTAGAAACCGTTCACGTTGTGTTCAGTCTATTACTTGGCATCAATCCTGGATTCTGCCCacgagacaaaaaaaaaacattggaATACTTACGATAGCCGGTTAACGAATTCGTAAAATTGTAAGCACGTCTCCGTTTGCTGCTCATTTTAGCTCCCAGGGAAAAGGTTCTGTCACGTTTCGAGTAACGATTCTGTAACTATAACGGGTGTGAAGCCAAAGGAACTCGTTGAAAAATTCTTGAAGATCCTCAA
It encodes the following:
- the LOC139107789 gene encoding uncharacterized protein: MSSKRRRAYNFTNSLTGYHQEINNEEINQVTQALSENKLDYIKYKQDEENKCRNLNDRSQESIILAGHTAKRQHPFLANSCNITEESISDETSYLSDKPDLNKCIDLFQNTYVSRECSFEEASNIASEVTYENINICDLSGNKAVRQNISKRQRSASLESLKTVIKQELVRSKSDTLLKKWLNRDTNHNIKFNQIASSPEIAIKHCNERIEIVSSFNAPTLSHRKDNYTIENDNIEDSNDISSKEDFDFLELSKLLQLIKDQNSVKQSPIQHHLLRRLSVDCQSAPRRFTEKLLTIIEESVINDNSFQYSDISLRRFREHLQEITKLIEDETVPEWPQSPDVLTSTRIKEKTQEIISKSLAYTTQKNLCSPSISSRYNIKSPKKLHRHKSENTLRKDFYDSTYTFESLEAFCKALYPDEFKTFSSREENHFRSQSMDDIWKTCKNQMASLEESFNIYEEIQKAKTNSTNLANQSNIMPKVQNLEHKLMPHDKFDRTIMYEIAQKRQRCITTAKTLINIDAHMEKTMDKAWPQIAIDEPSVAVTDRILIAVLSRVKNYQDYLEKYKSYLLQEKLNKSYCEQENVQAEKVLNDNFGKCTLSHLSPNKKTLHQPKVSPNKMNTSPSSAENYPRKTDVQPRLFLTPGKLPVRSNSGYRPTGKYFSNLSPRLNKGKQLNMNVQAGKIYSQMGNYDHVVSPVGMYIKGAPLKKNEPPKTNEMLISSKEKQTT